A genomic window from Vagococcus sp. CY52-2 includes:
- the ppdK gene encoding pyruvate, phosphate dikinase codes for MLKQVYQFDEGNADMKDLLGGKGANLAEMTRLGLPVPPGFTITTEACMSFLNTTKELSDELKKEIDEHLSLLEKKTNKSFEGDNDLLLVSVRSGAKFSMPGMMDTILNLGLNDETVEQLASLTEDEAFAYDCYRRLLQMFGNVVFGIDMQYFENYLTFYKQKHGVKLDSELTGDDLKSIVTEFKRIILEIKKKPFPQSAKEQLYLAIEAVFHSWNNERAHIYRELNHIPDDIGTAVNIQLMVFGNSGDTSGTGVAFTRNPATGENKLFGEYLINAQGEDVVAGIRTPEQIEKLKNDLPKVYEEFARLAHLLEQHYRDMQDIEFTVEKGKLYILQTRNGKRTAQASVKIAVDLVEEGLIQEEDALLTLNPDMISHLLHPEFSKVALEEAVKVSDVGLPASPGSAVGKVCFDAATAKEWAAQGEKVILMRQETSPEDIEGMVASEAIVTSRGGMTSHAAVVARGMGTCCVAGCSELEIDDFLKRVVYPGGQLNEGDVISVDGSNGVIYLGELEVEVTGTSHYFDTVMAWAKKYARLDVRMNAETVSDIKTGLYFGADGIGLIRTEHMFFGAERLIQMRRFILSNSYIEREKALKVILDYQMDDFKEIFETLNDLPGVIRLLDPPLHEFMPTKEEDIVLLAQEMNVSKNEIERRLKELHEVNPMLGHRGCRLGMTYPELYIMQSEAIIRSAIAMKRETGLDVTPEIMIPLVGTTKELSELKEKIELYLDALMEEEDINVFYRIGTMIELPRACLIADQLATTADFFSFGTNDLTQMTFGFSRDDAAKYINEYVSKGVLPVDPFQTIDKGGVGELIKTAVEKGRSTTPNIKIGVCGELGGDPTSIEFFDDINLDYVSCSPYRIPIAYIAAAQSTICRASNNE; via the coding sequence CTTGGCTGAAATGACACGCTTAGGCTTACCAGTCCCACCAGGGTTTACTATTACGACTGAAGCATGTATGTCATTTTTAAATACAACAAAAGAATTATCAGATGAATTAAAAAAAGAAATAGATGAGCATTTGAGTTTGTTAGAAAAGAAAACCAATAAATCATTTGAAGGCGATAACGATTTATTACTTGTTTCTGTTCGCAGTGGAGCAAAATTCTCAATGCCGGGTATGATGGATACGATTTTAAACTTGGGGTTAAATGATGAAACAGTAGAACAACTTGCTTCATTAACAGAGGACGAAGCATTTGCCTACGATTGTTATCGACGTTTGTTACAAATGTTTGGAAACGTTGTCTTTGGGATTGATATGCAGTATTTTGAAAACTATTTAACATTTTACAAACAAAAACACGGGGTAAAATTAGATAGTGAGTTGACTGGTGATGATTTAAAGAGCATTGTAACTGAATTTAAACGTATTATTTTGGAAATTAAAAAGAAACCGTTTCCGCAATCTGCGAAAGAACAATTATATTTAGCGATTGAAGCAGTCTTTCATTCTTGGAACAATGAGAGAGCTCATATTTATCGCGAGTTAAACCATATTCCAGACGATATTGGAACAGCTGTTAATATTCAATTAATGGTCTTTGGAAATAGTGGAGATACCAGTGGAACAGGTGTTGCCTTTACAAGAAATCCAGCGACTGGTGAAAATAAATTATTTGGTGAGTACTTAATCAATGCACAAGGTGAAGATGTTGTAGCAGGTATTCGTACGCCAGAACAAATCGAAAAATTAAAAAATGATCTACCTAAAGTTTATGAGGAATTTGCTCGTCTAGCTCATTTGTTAGAACAACATTATCGTGACATGCAAGATATCGAGTTTACTGTGGAAAAAGGGAAATTGTATATTTTACAAACACGAAATGGAAAACGGACTGCACAAGCCAGTGTGAAAATTGCCGTTGATTTGGTCGAAGAAGGATTAATTCAAGAAGAAGATGCTTTACTGACATTAAATCCTGATATGATTAGTCATTTACTTCATCCAGAGTTTTCAAAAGTAGCCTTAGAAGAAGCAGTAAAGGTATCTGACGTTGGGTTACCAGCTAGTCCTGGATCGGCTGTTGGGAAAGTTTGTTTTGATGCAGCAACAGCAAAAGAATGGGCAGCACAAGGTGAGAAGGTCATTCTAATGCGTCAAGAAACGTCTCCTGAGGATATCGAAGGAATGGTAGCAAGTGAGGCCATTGTCACAAGTCGTGGTGGTATGACATCTCACGCAGCAGTTGTTGCTCGTGGAATGGGAACATGTTGTGTCGCTGGATGTAGCGAGTTAGAAATTGATGACTTTTTAAAACGTGTGGTGTATCCGGGAGGTCAATTAAACGAAGGTGACGTGATTTCAGTCGATGGCTCTAATGGTGTTATCTACCTTGGAGAATTAGAAGTGGAAGTAACAGGGACCTCTCACTATTTCGATACAGTTATGGCTTGGGCTAAAAAGTATGCTCGACTTGATGTGCGAATGAATGCTGAAACAGTCAGTGATATCAAAACAGGACTGTACTTTGGTGCAGATGGTATCGGACTGATTCGTACAGAGCATATGTTTTTTGGTGCAGAACGTTTGATTCAAATGAGACGTTTCATTTTATCAAATAGCTATATTGAACGTGAAAAAGCGTTAAAAGTTATTTTAGATTATCAAATGGATGATTTTAAAGAAATATTTGAGACATTAAATGACTTGCCAGGGGTTATACGTTTATTAGACCCACCATTGCATGAGTTTATGCCAACGAAAGAAGAAGATATTGTTCTTTTAGCTCAAGAGATGAATGTGAGTAAAAATGAAATTGAACGTCGTTTGAAAGAATTACATGAAGTGAACCCAATGCTTGGACACCGTGGCTGTCGTTTAGGTATGACGTATCCCGAACTTTACATTATGCAAAGTGAAGCGATTATTCGAAGTGCCATTGCGATGAAACGTGAAACTGGTTTAGACGTAACACCTGAAATTATGATACCATTAGTAGGAACAACAAAAGAGTTAAGTGAACTAAAAGAAAAAATTGAATTGTATCTAGATGCTTTGATGGAAGAAGAAGATATCAATGTCTTTTACCGTATAGGGACAATGATTGAACTACCTAGAGCCTGTTTAATTGCCGATCAACTTGCTACAACTGCGGATTTCTTTAGTTTTGGAACAAATGACTTAACGCAAATGACGTTTGGTTTTTCAAGAGATGATGCAGCAAAATATATTAACGAATATGTTTCAAAAGGCGTGTTACCAGTTGATCCATTCCAAACAATTGATAAAGGTGGGGTGGGAGAATTAATTAAGACAGCCGTTGAAAAAGGTCGTTCAACAACACCAAATATAAAAATTGGTGTTTGCGGGGAATTAGGTGGCGACCCAACATCAATCGAATTCTTTGATGACATTAACTTAGATTATGTGTCATGTTCACCATACAGAATTCCGATTGCTTATATTGCAGCAGCTCAAAGTACCATCTGCCGTGCGTCTAATAACGAATAA
- a CDS encoding helix-turn-helix transcriptional regulator, which produces MELSERQKKIIEIVKTNEPISGDKIAEQLGLTKPTLRSDLAVLTMTGILDARPKVGYIYSGLPFDPLLQEHLFDVQVDEVMSNPVIIYPHTTIKDATTSLFMYDCGSLYVIDEESKDLIGLVSRKDLLRSLLNNQDLDLAIAIIMTRMPNLVVTYPDMTILEAGSLLSAHEIDSLPVLSRETNQVVGKLSKTKVVQHFIKLGRELKHEQL; this is translated from the coding sequence GTGGAACTAAGTGAGCGACAAAAAAAGATTATCGAGATTGTCAAAACGAATGAGCCAATTAGTGGAGATAAAATCGCAGAACAATTAGGATTAACTAAACCAACATTAAGAAGTGATTTAGCTGTGTTAACGATGACAGGAATTCTTGATGCCAGACCAAAAGTAGGCTATATCTATTCAGGATTACCATTTGATCCATTATTACAAGAACATTTATTTGATGTCCAAGTGGATGAGGTCATGTCAAATCCTGTCATTATCTATCCTCATACAACAATTAAAGATGCTACCACATCCCTATTTATGTATGATTGTGGGTCACTTTATGTCATTGATGAAGAATCAAAGGACTTAATCGGTTTGGTATCACGAAAAGATTTATTACGAAGCTTGTTAAATAATCAAGATTTAGATTTAGCGATTGCGATTATTATGACTCGTATGCCTAATCTCGTGGTTACTTACCCAGATATGACCATTTTAGAGGCAGGTAGTTTATTGAGCGCCCATGAAATTGATTCACTACCCGTATTAAGCCGAGAAACCAATCAAGTCGTTGGTAAATTATCAAAAACAAAAGTGGTACAGCACTTTATTAAGTTAGGGAGAGAACTAAAACATGAACAACTTTAG
- a CDS encoding pyruvate, water dikinase regulatory protein: protein MNNFRESKFKQLQLFVISDSIGETAQRIINAVLAQFPKLENYDIKKFPFVDSKEVLMQILADALNEKAIVVTTLVDSELNKVCADFAKSTGLEYVDYMTELMTKVSHRTHMEPSHESGSLYLMDQEYFKRIEAIEFAVRYDDGKDPKGFRKADLVILGISRTSKTPLSMYLANRSVKVANLPLIPEVPIPKELFQLNKVPVIGLTASPEYIMRVRQSRLDSLGLNGSSSYVALDRIKEELNFAHELYESLGAIIINVENRSIEESAQLIEEAYKHN from the coding sequence ATGAACAACTTTAGAGAGAGTAAATTTAAGCAATTACAACTATTTGTTATATCAGATTCAATTGGAGAAACAGCCCAGCGCATTATAAATGCCGTATTAGCACAGTTTCCAAAACTTGAAAACTATGATATTAAAAAATTTCCCTTTGTGGATTCAAAAGAAGTATTAATGCAAATATTAGCTGATGCTTTAAATGAAAAAGCGATTGTGGTGACAACACTAGTTGATAGTGAATTAAATAAAGTTTGTGCCGATTTTGCTAAAAGTACGGGTCTTGAATATGTTGATTACATGACAGAATTAATGACAAAAGTATCACATAGAACACATATGGAACCAAGTCATGAAAGTGGCTCACTTTATTTAATGGATCAGGAGTATTTTAAACGAATTGAAGCGATTGAATTTGCTGTGAGATATGATGATGGGAAAGATCCAAAAGGGTTTAGAAAAGCAGATTTAGTGATTTTAGGGATTTCACGTACATCTAAAACACCACTAAGCATGTATTTAGCTAATCGTTCGGTCAAAGTCGCAAACTTACCATTGATACCAGAAGTCCCAATTCCAAAAGAATTATTCCAATTGAACAAGGTGCCAGTCATAGGCTTAACAGCTAGTCCAGAGTATATTATGCGTGTGAGACAATCACGTTTAGATTCACTTGGACTAAATGGTAGCTCATCTTATGTGGCACTTGATAGAATCAAAGAAGAGTTAAATTTTGCACACGAATTGTACGAATCATTAGGTGCCATAATCATAAATGTTGAAAATCGATCAATTGAAGAATCTGCTCAGTTAATTGAAGAAGCATATAAACATAATTAA
- a CDS encoding alpha/beta fold hydrolase, producing the protein MEKIVSSTDGSHIFYKILGHGSPIFFIHGNSGSHHAFQKQVDAFQKDHQLILMDTRDHGKSTNESNQLDFPSIFSDILAILDNEQIEKTTMIGFSDGANIALSFANYYPERVSKMVLISPNIRFDQLKKSKQLLYRSLYAVSEQLLRLKKGARVLRLAMKNLPLTTNYREKLKMPILFIFGDKDIIDLNKMAPFIDSLKQAKMVVLDKTGHSILKTRPLLVNKEISSFI; encoded by the coding sequence ATGGAAAAAATTGTTTCATCTACTGATGGTAGCCATATTTTTTACAAAATTTTAGGTCATGGCTCACCAATCTTTTTCATTCATGGAAACAGTGGCTCTCATCATGCCTTTCAAAAACAAGTTGATGCCTTTCAAAAAGACCATCAACTCATTTTAATGGACACTAGAGACCATGGAAAATCGACAAATGAAAGTAATCAACTTGATTTTCCTTCTATTTTTTCAGATATTCTAGCCATATTGGATAATGAACAAATTGAAAAGACGACAATGATTGGTTTTAGTGATGGGGCCAATATTGCATTATCTTTTGCTAACTATTATCCTGAACGTGTTTCAAAGATGGTACTGATTTCTCCAAATATAAGATTTGATCAATTAAAAAAGAGTAAGCAACTCCTTTATCGCTCCCTATATGCAGTTAGCGAACAATTATTACGTTTAAAAAAAGGAGCTAGGGTATTACGTTTAGCCATGAAAAATCTTCCTCTGACAACTAATTATCGTGAAAAATTAAAAATGCCGATTTTATTTATTTTTGGTGATAAAGATATTATCGATTTAAACAAAATGGCTCCCTTCATTGACTCATTAAAACAAGCTAAAATGGTTGTATTAGATAAAACTGGACATTCTATTTTAAAAACTAGACCTCTTTTAGTGAATAAAGAAATTAGCTCGTTTATATAA
- a CDS encoding NUDIX domain-containing protein, with the protein MSTFDKKTTEQHYYETQVSEEEYLKWYKKQHFPTQDMPSVTVDNVLFCYNKEQDALKVLLIKRNTHPFKDSWALPGGFVTPGEATADSCIRETKEETNVEITREHVEQLHTFSTPGRDPRGWVITVSYLAFIGEEPLVAGDEAAKASWFDLTREGNLLYLTNHLDANICVNLDTGESIGENSLAFDHAKIIIKAFNRVCNKMYHEPQVLRVLGKDFTISEARKVYAKFLGVNFKDIDHSNFKKAMLPYFTEIGERATGVGRPSKIYELKA; encoded by the coding sequence ATGTCGACTTTCGACAAAAAAACAACAGAACAGCACTACTATGAAACACAAGTTAGTGAAGAAGAATATTTAAAATGGTACAAAAAACAACATTTCCCTACACAAGATATGCCATCTGTTACCGTGGACAATGTTTTATTTTGTTATAACAAAGAACAAGATGCACTAAAAGTATTGCTAATAAAACGTAATACACATCCTTTTAAAGACTCATGGGCTTTACCTGGTGGATTTGTTACACCAGGAGAAGCAACTGCTGATAGTTGCATTAGAGAAACGAAAGAAGAAACAAACGTTGAAATAACTCGGGAACATGTAGAACAACTTCACACCTTTAGTACTCCTGGACGCGATCCACGTGGATGGGTGATTACAGTCAGTTATCTAGCTTTTATTGGAGAAGAACCTCTTGTTGCAGGAGATGAAGCGGCAAAAGCATCTTGGTTCGATTTAACACGTGAGGGAAATTTGTTATACCTTACCAATCATCTTGATGCAAACATCTGTGTTAATTTAGATACTGGTGAATCAATTGGAGAGAATTCACTAGCCTTTGACCATGCCAAAATTATTATTAAAGCCTTTAACCGTGTGTGCAATAAAATGTATCACGAGCCTCAAGTTTTGCGTGTTTTAGGAAAAGATTTTACAATTAGTGAGGCAAGAAAAGTCTATGCTAAATTTTTAGGTGTCAACTTTAAAGATATTGATCATTCAAACTTTAAAAAAGCAATGTTACCTTACTTTACTGAAATTGGAGAACGTGCAACTGGTGTTGGTCGTCCTTCAAAAATTTATGAATTAAAAGCTTAA
- a CDS encoding rhodanese-like domain-containing protein, translated as MFLFKKVPSISAQELQEKLKKPIELIDVRSPEEFAQGHIPKAKNVPLDTLQQYKPKGKTVYVVCASGPRSKRATQYLVSQKYDAYNIEGGMMMWNGTLKGGYK; from the coding sequence ATGTTTTTATTTAAGAAAGTGCCAAGTATTTCAGCACAAGAATTACAAGAAAAGTTGAAAAAACCGATTGAATTAATAGATGTGAGAAGTCCAGAAGAATTTGCTCAAGGGCATATACCTAAAGCAAAAAATGTTCCATTGGATACGCTTCAACAATATAAACCAAAAGGAAAAACGGTTTATGTGGTTTGTGCATCAGGTCCTAGAAGTAAACGTGCCACACAATACCTAGTTAGTCAAAAATATGATGCCTACAATATTGAAGGTGGCATGATGATGTGGAATGGAACATTGAAAGGGGGATATAAGTAA
- a CDS encoding FAD-dependent oxidoreductase, with amino-acid sequence MRTIIVGGVAGGMSAATRLRRLDEEMDIVIIEKGPYVSFANCGLPYYVSGEISNRKDLLVQTPETLKARFNLDVKVKTEVISVDADKKEVTLLHNGQEEVMSYDKLVLSPGAKPFIPPLDGINDATNLFTLRNVPDVDQVMTYLNNHKPAKAVVIGAGFIGLEMAENLVHRGLDVTIIEMAPHVLPTVDAEMASFITNELRDKGVKVLTSQGVVAMENNGQTLVLNTGEKIGTDLVLMSVGVRPENGLAESAGIELGMRGGILVNDSYETNVKDIYAVGDAIIVKNQINDEDAMIALASPANRQGRQVADVIAGMPRKNRGSIGTAIVRVFEQTIASTGLTEKQVKDLGYEYHVVHVDGKNHAGYYPGASMIFLKLIFNPTTGKIYGAQAVGKDGADKRIDVLATAIKGGLTVEDLPELELTYAPPFGSAKDIVNMVGYAALNIIEHLAENIQLTELEQVKASGAMLVDVRTPEEFAQGTIDGFINIPLNDIRQRANELPKDKEIILSCQSGQRSYIAQRMLAQMGYDVKNLDGSYLLYKAINGIS; translated from the coding sequence ATGAGAACAATTATTGTCGGTGGCGTTGCAGGAGGAATGTCCGCAGCAACAAGATTAAGACGTTTAGATGAAGAGATGGACATTGTGATTATTGAAAAAGGACCTTATGTATCATTTGCTAATTGTGGATTGCCATACTATGTTTCTGGTGAAATTAGCAATCGTAAGGATTTATTAGTTCAAACTCCTGAAACATTAAAAGCTAGATTTAATTTGGATGTCAAAGTTAAAACAGAAGTGATTTCAGTTGATGCAGATAAAAAAGAAGTGACACTGTTACATAATGGTCAAGAGGAAGTAATGAGCTATGATAAATTAGTTCTCTCACCAGGAGCTAAACCATTTATCCCACCATTAGACGGCATTAATGACGCAACAAACTTATTTACATTAAGAAATGTCCCTGACGTTGATCAAGTAATGACTTATTTAAACAATCACAAACCTGCAAAGGCTGTGGTTATTGGAGCAGGGTTTATTGGCTTAGAGATGGCAGAAAATTTAGTTCATCGTGGATTAGACGTGACCATTATTGAGATGGCACCACACGTTTTACCAACAGTTGATGCTGAAATGGCTTCGTTTATTACGAACGAGTTGCGTGATAAAGGGGTGAAAGTTCTAACTAGCCAAGGTGTTGTAGCAATGGAAAATAACGGACAAACGCTTGTATTAAATACTGGTGAAAAAATAGGCACTGATTTAGTCTTGATGTCAGTTGGCGTTCGCCCTGAAAATGGATTAGCTGAATCTGCTGGTATTGAGTTGGGTATGCGTGGGGGTATCTTAGTTAATGATTCTTATGAAACAAATGTTAAAGATATTTATGCAGTAGGTGATGCGATTATCGTTAAAAATCAAATTAATGATGAAGACGCCATGATTGCACTAGCTTCACCTGCCAATCGTCAAGGTCGTCAAGTGGCAGATGTGATTGCTGGTATGCCACGTAAAAATAGAGGCAGTATTGGAACAGCCATTGTTCGAGTATTTGAGCAAACAATAGCGTCAACTGGTTTAACAGAAAAACAAGTAAAAGATTTAGGTTATGAGTATCATGTGGTTCATGTTGATGGAAAAAACCACGCAGGATATTACCCTGGTGCTAGTATGATTTTCTTAAAGTTGATATTTAATCCAACAACAGGTAAAATTTATGGTGCACAGGCTGTTGGAAAAGATGGAGCCGATAAACGTATTGACGTTTTAGCAACAGCTATTAAAGGTGGTTTGACTGTTGAAGATTTACCAGAATTAGAATTAACTTACGCGCCACCATTTGGTTCGGCAAAAGATATTGTGAATATGGTTGGGTATGCCGCATTAAACATTATTGAACATTTAGCCGAAAATATTCAATTAACTGAATTAGAACAAGTGAAAGCATCAGGAGCAATGTTAGTCGATGTCAGAACACCAGAAGAGTTTGCGCAAGGAACGATTGATGGGTTTATTAATATTCCGCTTAATGATATTCGTCAACGTGCAAACGAATTACCAAAAGACAAAGAAATTATTTTAAGCTGTCAAAGTGGACAAAGAAGTTACATCGCACAACGTATGCTTGCACAAATGGGTTATGACGTGAAAAACTTAGATGGATCATATCTGCTGTATAAGGCGATTAATGGAATTTCATAA
- a CDS encoding metal-sensitive transcriptional regulator — translation MEDTKRKVSNRLKRSEGQIRGVLKMLDEDKSCRDIVVQLSAIRSSIDRAIGVVVAENLIDCIEEESITQEDRDEKIKEAIDLVIKK, via the coding sequence ATGGAAGACACAAAAAGAAAAGTTAGTAATCGTTTGAAACGTTCGGAAGGACAAATTAGGGGAGTTCTTAAAATGTTAGATGAGGACAAGAGTTGTCGTGACATTGTGGTTCAGCTATCGGCTATCCGCTCAAGTATCGATCGTGCTATTGGTGTAGTTGTAGCAGAAAATTTAATTGATTGCATAGAGGAAGAATCAATCACTCAAGAAGACCGTGATGAAAAAATCAAAGAAGCCATTGATTTAGTGATAAAAAAATAA
- the folB gene encoding dihydroneopterin aldolase, which translates to MGKVRINNMLVYTYNGVMGEEKVLGQKLELDIELTLPLEKAGKTDDLHQTISYADVYTDVKTALESKSFDLIEAVTYYVLDILGEKYGDMLEHALVRTRKYHVPIAGFFDNVEIEMERDY; encoded by the coding sequence ATGGGAAAAGTAAGAATTAATAACATGCTAGTTTATACTTATAACGGTGTGATGGGAGAAGAAAAAGTACTAGGACAAAAACTAGAATTAGATATAGAATTGACATTACCATTAGAAAAAGCAGGTAAAACAGATGATTTACATCAAACAATTAGTTATGCTGATGTGTACACGGATGTAAAAACAGCTTTGGAATCTAAATCATTTGATTTGATTGAAGCTGTTACTTATTATGTGCTAGATATATTAGGTGAAAAATATGGTGATATGCTTGAACATGCTCTAGTTAGAACGAGAAAATATCATGTCCCAATTGCCGGTTTTTTTGATAATGTCGAAATAGAAATGGAAAGAGATTATTAA
- the folK gene encoding 2-amino-4-hydroxy-6-hydroxymethyldihydropteridine diphosphokinase → METYLALGSNMGDSRHYLKQAVEQLNQHSEISVLSKSDIYETDPYGDVPQDDYLNAVIKIETTLSPNELLKTVNDIEANLDRERLVRWGPRTIDIDIVLMGELEIETPDLIIPHKEITKRSFVLIPLKDVYTKEMLKGKSLDEWIELSGNAGEVRQTNESWD, encoded by the coding sequence ATGGAAACCTATTTGGCACTTGGAAGTAATATGGGGGATTCACGTCATTATCTAAAACAAGCAGTGGAACAGTTGAATCAACATAGTGAGATTAGTGTTTTAAGTAAGTCAGATATATATGAAACAGATCCGTATGGTGATGTGCCACAGGATGATTATTTAAATGCTGTCATAAAAATTGAGACAACATTGTCTCCGAATGAGTTATTAAAAACGGTGAATGACATCGAAGCCAATTTAGATAGAGAACGTTTGGTGAGATGGGGACCAAGAACGATAGATATTGACATTGTGTTAATGGGAGAGTTAGAAATTGAAACACCTGATTTAATCATTCCACATAAAGAAATCACGAAACGCTCTTTTGTGTTGATTCCTTTAAAAGATGTTTACACTAAAGAAATGCTTAAAGGAAAATCACTTGATGAATGGATAGAGTTATCAGGAAATGCTGGTGAGGTCAGACAGACAAATGAAAGTTGGGATTAG
- the folE gene encoding GTP cyclohydrolase I FolE encodes MEQDKQWQIEEAVKTILTAIGEDVDRDGLKETPKRVAKMYAEVFSSVREKEFTNYKVFPSLNEDDMVLVKDIEFYSMCEHHLLPFFGKAHVAYIPSDHKVLGLSKVARMVEFCAKRPNVQEDLTIQIANLINEKVRTKGVAVSIEAEHMCMAMRGVKARGSVTKTFHYQGVFKEDKDVKDDFLRALD; translated from the coding sequence ATGGAACAAGACAAACAATGGCAGATTGAAGAAGCAGTGAAGACGATTTTGACAGCGATTGGAGAAGACGTTGATCGCGATGGATTGAAAGAAACACCAAAACGTGTAGCAAAAATGTATGCAGAAGTCTTTTCTTCCGTACGAGAAAAGGAATTTACTAATTACAAAGTCTTTCCAAGTTTGAATGAAGATGACATGGTCTTGGTTAAAGATATTGAGTTTTATTCAATGTGTGAGCACCATTTACTTCCCTTTTTTGGAAAAGCACACGTTGCCTATATTCCAAGTGATCATAAAGTATTGGGTCTAAGTAAAGTGGCTCGAATGGTTGAATTTTGTGCGAAACGACCAAATGTTCAAGAAGATTTAACAATCCAAATTGCCAATTTAATCAATGAAAAAGTTAGAACAAAAGGCGTTGCCGTATCGATTGAAGCAGAACACATGTGTATGGCAATGCGTGGCGTAAAAGCTCGCGGTAGTGTGACGAAAACATTCCATTATCAAGGTGTTTTTAAAGAAGATAAGGATGTTAAAGACGATTTTTTACGAGCGTTAGATTAG
- a CDS encoding non-canonical purine NTP pyrophosphatase: protein MQLILASNNKNKIRELQLAFPSETIESYTTYSEPIDIVENGKTYVENALIKAKEIAMIIQKPVIGDDGGLELCAFPDKLGIHTARFFEKGLTDRQMNEQLLNLLEYESDRRFKLHACLVLYNLEDKPIIVEKVLTGRVSETICEGGGYGFDSILIPTGYTQTLSLLNMEQRDELSPRNQAFNELIRRR from the coding sequence ATGCAGTTAATTTTAGCTAGTAATAATAAAAATAAAATACGCGAATTACAACTGGCATTTCCAAGTGAAACGATAGAATCCTATACAACATATAGTGAACCAATCGATATCGTGGAAAACGGTAAAACCTATGTAGAAAATGCGTTGATTAAAGCTAAGGAAATTGCGATGATTATTCAAAAACCGGTCATAGGAGATGATGGGGGATTAGAATTGTGTGCGTTTCCTGATAAGTTGGGGATTCATACAGCACGTTTTTTTGAAAAGGGATTAACAGACAGGCAAATGAATGAGCAATTATTGAATTTATTAGAATACGAGAGTGACAGACGATTTAAATTGCACGCTTGTTTAGTTTTATATAACCTTGAAGATAAACCAATCATTGTCGAAAAAGTATTAACAGGACGGGTATCAGAGACCATCTGTGAAGGTGGCGGATATGGGTTTGATTCGATTTTAATTCCAACTGGATATACTCAGACTCTTTCGTTACTCAATATGGAGCAACGTGATGAACTTAGCCCAAGAAATCAGGCGTTTAATGAATTAATACGGAGGCGTTAA